In Sphaeramia orbicularis chromosome 14, fSphaOr1.1, whole genome shotgun sequence, the following are encoded in one genomic region:
- the chordc1b gene encoding cysteine and histidine-rich domain-containing protein 1 has product MSVLCYNKGCGQRFDPENNPDDGCTYHPGVPVFHDALKGWSCCKRRTTDFSDFLSIVGCTKGPHNKEKPPEPVKPDVTSSGEKKESDEQRPKFNEYIISAPKPQEAICRPSPDEPMVRMQHKISASLKTALEKLKLSENAAEKKEEDSDEIKIGTSCKNGGCTKSFDGSASNSDVCLYHAGFPIFHEGMKYWSCCKRKTSDFNTFLSQEGCTKGTHLWRKKDAGKKVVPCRFDWHQTSTQVIISIYAKNSIPELSYVDANSTTLNIHVIFEGEKEFEQKISLWGVIDVSKSVINMMAAKIEVAMKKSEPMSWARLDLPPPVTPPKEEEKKTEEDDCDDEEES; this is encoded by the exons ATGTCAGTACTATGTTACAACAAGGGATGTGGACAACGATTTGATCCGGAGAATAACCCAGACG ATGGGTGTACCTATCATCCCGGAGTCCCAGTATTCCATGATGCATTAAAG GGATGGTCCTGCTGCAAGAGAAGAACTACAGATTTCTCAGACTTCCTCAGCATTGTT GGCTGTACAAAAGGTCCCCACAACAAAGAGAAGCCTCCTGAGCCGGTGAAACCGGATGTGACATCATCAGGAGAAAAGAAAGAATCAGATGAACAAAGACCAAAGTTTAACGAGTACATCATCTCTGCACCAAAGCCTCAAGAGGCGATATGCAGACCAAG TCCTGATGAGCCGATGGTGAGAATGCAGCATAAAATTTCTGCTTCTCTGAAGACAGCTCTGGAGAAACTGAAGTTGTCTGAAAATGCAGCTGAAAAGAAGG AGGAAGATAGTGACGAGATCAAGATTGGAACATCGTGCAAAAACGGAGGATGTACTAAA AGCTTTGATGGATCTGCAAGCAATTCTGATGTGTGTCTGTACCACGCTGGATTCCCCATCTTCCATGAAGG GATGAAGTACTGGAGTTGCTGCAAGAGGAAAACCTCCGACTTTAACACTTTCCTCTCTCAAGAGGGCTGTACCAAGGGAACACATCTATGGAGGAAAAAGGATGCG GGGAAGAAAGTTGTTCCATGTCGGTTTGACTGGCACCAAACTAGTACACAGGTCATCATCTCAATCTACGCTAAGAATTCCATCCCAGAGCTAAGCTACGTGGACGCAAACAGCACCACA CTCAACATCCATGTTATATTTGAGGGAGAGAAGGAATTTGAGCAGAAAATCAGTTTGTGGGGG GTGATTGACGTGAGTAAGAGTGTGATAAACATGATGGCGGCCAAGATCGAGGTCGCTATGAAGAAATCCGAACCCATGTCGTGGGCTCGTCTGGACCTTCCCCCTCCCGTTACACCTcccaaggaggaggagaagaaaacagAGGAAGATGATTGTGACGACGAAGAGGAAAGTTGA
- the LOC115432423 gene encoding tyrosinase-like: MRLFVVISLMLRLRPSQGQFPRLCATREALLRKECCPPWDGDGSACGASSGRGFCRDVEVSDLPDGPQYPFSGLDDRERWPLVFYNRTCECVGNFMGFNCADCKFGYFGLNCNERRESVRRNILHLSRAQKIRLVSYLNLAKHTVSQDYVVATGTYREMQNGSNPMFADASVYDVFVWIHYYVSRNALLGGPGNVWTDVDFAHWAPAFLPWHRLYLLHWEHEIRKLTGDMSFTIPYWDWRDARGCDVCTDELMGDRSPQDPSLLSPGSVFSSWKVLCSQAEDYNNRGVLCDAREEGPLRRNPGNHNRNVVERLPTTAEVEFTLGLTNYDTGAMDRTANMSFRNTLEGFGDPRTGLGNSSRMGMHAAIHVYMNGSMSSVQGSANDPIFLLHHAFVDCIYEQWLRRYRPTPSQYPESNAPIGHNSEYHMVPFLPLQRNRDYFISSKDLGYEYSNLLDASQRLAESMRPILDEMQDVWPWLLLAALCGGILAMATAAVIVTVKRRNRGFTWPHMRGWRNLFTLPETQPLIFTHNSEESKHPNYQTAM; encoded by the exons ATGCGGTTATTTGTAGTAATTAGTTTAATGTTGCGTTTGCGGCCCTCACAGGGGCAGTTTCCCCGGCTCTGTGCCACCAGGGAGGCCCTGCTCAGGAAAGAGTGCTGCCCGCCTTGGGATGGGGACGGCTCGGCCTGCGGTGCCAGCTCCGGCCGGGGGTTCTGCAGGGACGTGGAAGTGTCGGATCTACCTGACGGGCCCCAGTACCCCTTCTCCGGTTTGGATGACAGGGAGAGGTGGCCCCTGGTTTTCTACAACCGGACCTGTGAGTGCGTGGGGAACTTCATGGGCTTTAACTGTGCAGATTGTAAGTTTGGGTACTTTGGGCTGAACTGTAATGAGAGGAGGGAGTCTGTGCGCAGGAACATCCTCCATCTGTCCAGGGCGCAGAAGATCCGCCTGGTGTCCTACCTGAACCTGGCCAAACACACCGTCAGTCAGGACTATGTAGTGGCCACCGGGACCTACCGGGAGATGCAGAACGGATCCAACCCCATGTTCGCCGACGCGTCCGTGTATGATGTGTTTGTGTGGATTCATTACTACGTGTCCCGGAACGCGCTCCTGGGGGGGCCCGGGAATGTGTGGACCGACGTGGACTTCGCCCACTGGGCCCCGGCTTTTCTCCCGTGGCACCGACTGTACCTGCTGCACTGGGAACACGAGATCAGGAAACTGACCGGAGACATGAGCTTCACCATCCCATACTGGGACTGGAGGGATGCCCGGGGGTGTGACGTGTGCACGGATGAGCTGATGGGGGACAGGAGCCCCCAGGACCCCAGCCTCCTCAGCCCAGGCTCCGTCTTCTCTTCTTGGAAG GTACTGTGCTCCCAAGCAGAGGACTACAACAACAGAGGAGTGCTATGTGATGCCAGGGAAGAAGGCCCATTGCGTCGTAACCCTGGCAACCATAACCGCAATGTGGTTGAGCGACTACCAACAACCGCAGAGGTGGAGTTCACCCTCGGTTTAACCAACTATGACACGGGAGCCATGGACCGCACAGCCAACATGAGCTTCAGGAACACTCTGGAAG GTTTTGGGGACCCTCGTACTGGGTTGGGAAACAGTTCTCGTATGGGTATGCACGCCGCTATCCATGTCTACATGAACGGATCCATGTCCTCTGTCCAAGGCTCTGCAAACGACCCTATATTTCTGCTCCATCACGCATTCGTAGATTG CATTTATGAGCAGTGGCTCAGGAGGTATAGGCCTACACCATCCCAGTATCCAGAGTCAAATGCACCCATAGGGCATAACAGTGAGTACCACATGGTGCCCTTCCTGCCCCTGCAGAGGAACAGAGACTACTTCATTTCCAGCAAAGACCTGGGATATGAGTATTCCAATCTGCTCGATGCGA GTCAAAGGCTGGCAGAGTCTATGCGTCCTATTTTGGATGAGATGCAAGATGTGTGGCCCTGGCTTCTGCTTGCAGCCCTGTGCGGAGGAATTTTAGCGATGGCTACAGCTGCAGTGATTGTCACTGTAAAGCGGCGAAACAGGGGATTCACTTGGCCTCACATGAGGGGATGGAGAAACTTATTTACTCTGCCAGAGACCCAACCTCTTATCTTTACCCACAACTCAGAGGAATCCAAACACCCTAACTACCAAACTGCGATGTGA